A stretch of DNA from Streptomyces xanthii:
CGACGCCGTCGCCGGGTGTTCCGACGGCCCGGGCGCGGGCGCCGGCGAGGTCGAGGTGGGCGCTCAGGTCGTGGGTGGTGGTCTCGGCGGGCGTCCAGGTCACGCCGGGCGCGTCGGCGGCGAGCAGGAACAGGCCCGGTCCGGCGTCGGTGGCGGCGCTCACCAGGACGTGCCCGGCGCCGGCCGGTGAGGGGACGACGGCCTTGGACCCGTCGAGCCGCCAGCCGTCCTCGTCGGGGCGGGCCGTCGTCGTCCGGGGGTCGCGCGGGTCGGCGGGCCCGAACTCCTCCAGGGCCAGCGTGACTCGGGTGCTGCCGTCGGCGAGGGAGGACAGCGGCGGACAGCCGCCGTGGGCGGCCAGGGTCAGGGCGCCGAGGACGACGGGCCACAGCGGGACGGGCGCGACGCGGCGGCCCTGCTCCTCCAGGAGCACGCAGAGCGCGGGCAGGCCGAGGCCCGCGCCGCCGGCCGCCTCGGGCAGCGGGGCGGCGAGCAGGCCGGACGCGGCGAGGGTCCGCCAGAGCTCCTCGTCGGTGCGGGTTTCGGAGGTCTCGACGGCGCGCAGCCGGTCCGGGGTCGCCCGGTCGTCGAAGATCTCACGGGCGAGGTCCCGCAGGGCTTCGAGTTCTTCTCCCAGGGAGAAATCCATCAGCGGGCCTCCGTCGTGGCGGGCCGGAACACCGGCAGGGACAGGTCGGGGTCGGCGTCGAGCCAGTCGAGGACGACGGGCAGGTCGATCTCGACGTCCTCGGGGGCGATGCCGGTGAGGTTGGTGATCAGCCGGGTTCCCTCGTCGAGTTCGACGAGGGCGACGACCAGCGGGTACTGGAACGCCGGGTGCCGCGGGTGGTGGTTGACGGCGAAGCTGTGGACGCGGCCGCGGCCCGAGGCCTGCACGGTGTCCCAGTCCAGGGAGCCGCAGTGCGGGCAGCACGGGCCGGGCGGATGCCGCAGCACCTTGCAGTCGGCGCAGCGCTGGACGAGCAGCCGGTGATCCTTGGCTGCCTCGAACCAGAAGGCGTTGTCGCGGTTGACCGCCGGACGCGGGCGCAGGGCGCGGGGCGGGCGGGCCGTGCCGGGGGCGGCGGGGCGGAAGCGCAGGGTGCGCCAGCGCTGGGTGGCGACGACCTCGCCGTGCCCGTCGCGGTACGTCCTGAGGGTCGTGACGAAGCGGCCCGCGCCGAGGCCGGTCCGCTTCTCCTCGGAGATCGACTCGACGACCTCGGCGACGGACACCTCGTCACCGGGCACGAGTTCGCGGACGAACTCCAGCTCGGAGTCGGTCGCCACGACGGAGGTGTAGCCGCCCTCGTCGAGCAGGTCGGCGAGCGCGTCGGCCCCGCTGCGCCCGGGTCGCGGCGCGACCGTCGCCGTGTACCCGCGCATCGTCCAGGCCTGCACCATCGGGGCGGGGGCGACGACACCGTCCCGGCCGGTGGCGCGGGCGGCTGCCGCGTCGGTGTAGACGGGGTTGGTGTCGCCCATGGCCTCGGCCCAGTGCCGGATCATCGGCTGGTTCACGGGGTCCTGGCCGGGCGCGGGATCGCTGAGGACGCGTCCGGTGAAGGCCTGGAGGCGGGCCTCGTACGCGCTGTCCGGCTCGGTGCTCATGCGGTGCGCCTCTCGCGGGGCAGGCCGAGGCCCTGGGTGGCGGCCATGTCGCGCAGGACCTCGTTGACGCCGCCGCCGAAGGTGTTGACGATGCTCTGCCGGGACAGCTGCTCGACCTGCCCGGCGAGCACGGCGCCCGGTGACTCGGGGCGGATCCGTCCGGCCGCGCCGAGGATCTGGCTCAGGGACCGCTGGACGTCGATGTGGGTCTCGGTGCCGTACGCCTTGGCGAGGCCCGCGTCGGCGCCGGTGAGGGCGCCGCGCGAGACGGCGTCGGTCATCTTCCAGTTCATCAGGCGCATCGCTTCGAGACGGGCGTGCGTGCGGGCGAACTCCTGGCGGACCCAGGGCAGTTCGGCCGTGCCGTTGCCCTTGGCCCAGTCGAGGACCTGCTGCCACAGCTGGAGGGTGCGGCCGCCGAGCGCGGCGAGGCCGATGCGTTCGTGGTTGAGCTGGGCGGTCATCAGGCGCCAGCCGTCGTGCACCGCGCCGACGACGGAGTCGGCCGGGACGCGGACGCCGCTGTAGTAGGTGGCGGTGACGGTCATGCCGCCGACGGTCCGGATCGGGCTCCAAGAGAAGCCCTCGGCGTCGGTGGGCACGATGAGCACGGAGATGCCGCGGTGCCGGGGCGCGTCCGGGTCGGTGCGGGCGGCGAGCCAGATGTGGTCGGCGGTGTTGGCGCCGCTGGTGAAGATCTTGGCGCCGTCCACGACGAAGTCGTCGCCGTCGCGGACGGCCCGGGTGGTGAGGGAGGCGAGGTCGGTGCCCGCGCCGGGCTCGGTGTAGCCGATGGCGAAGACGGTCTCGCCGGCGAGGATCCCGGGCAGGAACCGCTTCTTCTGCTCCTCGGTGCCGTACTCCATGAGCGTCGGGCCGACGGTGTTCACGGTGACGAACGGGAAGGGCAGCCCGGCCCGCTGGACCTCGTCGAAGAACACGTACTGGTCCTCGGCGGAGCGGCCCTGGCCGCCGTACTCGACGGGCCAGCCGATGCCGAGCCAGCCGTCGGCGCCGAGCCGGGCCACGACCTCGCGGAACCGGCCGCCGCCCACGCCCTCCTCGCCGGCCCTGCGCCGCTCGTCCTCGGGCAGCAGGGCCGCGAAGTACGCCCGCAGTTCCCGGCGCAGTGCGCGCTGTGCGGCGCTCTCGCGCAGGTCCATCTCGTTCTCCACTCGCGTGTCGGTTCTCGTCAGGGCAGGAAGCGGGCGCGGCCGTTGGCCAGGAACTCCTCGCGCAGCGCCGCCTTGTCCGCGTCCGTCATGAGCGCGTACGCGGGTGCGCCGCGGCCCGTCCAGCGGTAGACGGGGTCGGCGGTGCGCCAGCCCTCGGACTGCATCTCCTTCTTGCGGAGCTTGTTGGACCCGGTGGCGGGCAGGGCGTGCGAGACGCGGACGTAGCGCGGGACGCCCTTGGTGCCGAGGTCCTCCTGTCCGGCGAGGAAATCGGGCAGCTTCAGCGCTGCGAAGCCGGTGCCCTCGGGGATCTCGATCGCGGCCATGACCT
This window harbors:
- a CDS encoding acyl-CoA dehydrogenase family protein, with the translated sequence MDFSLGEELEALRDLAREIFDDRATPDRLRAVETSETRTDEELWRTLAASGLLAAPLPEAAGGAGLGLPALCVLLEEQGRRVAPVPLWPVVLGALTLAAHGGCPPLSSLADGSTRVTLALEEFGPADPRDPRTTTARPDEDGWRLDGSKAVVPSPAGAGHVLVSAATDAGPGLFLLAADAPGVTWTPAETTTHDLSAHLDLAGARARAVGTPGDGVVERLVDQASVALAALQLGVAQGALAHAATYLAAREQFGRPLATFQAVRHQLADCLIDIEAMRVTLWQAVTALADGEGAEQAVLVAKWWAGDGGANVVHRVQHVHGGLGVDTDYPVHRHFLWGRQLSTTLGGPGAGLARLGDLLAAQEVPA
- a CDS encoding bifunctional MaoC family dehydratase N-terminal/OB-fold nucleic acid binding domain-containing protein, which translates into the protein MSTEPDSAYEARLQAFTGRVLSDPAPGQDPVNQPMIRHWAEAMGDTNPVYTDAAAARATGRDGVVAPAPMVQAWTMRGYTATVAPRPGRSGADALADLLDEGGYTSVVATDSELEFVRELVPGDEVSVAEVVESISEEKRTGLGAGRFVTTLRTYRDGHGEVVATQRWRTLRFRPAAPGTARPPRALRPRPAVNRDNAFWFEAAKDHRLLVQRCADCKVLRHPPGPCCPHCGSLDWDTVQASGRGRVHSFAVNHHPRHPAFQYPLVVALVELDEGTRLITNLTGIAPEDVEIDLPVVLDWLDADPDLSLPVFRPATTEAR
- a CDS encoding acyl-CoA dehydrogenase family protein, with protein sequence MDLRESAAQRALRRELRAYFAALLPEDERRRAGEEGVGGGRFREVVARLGADGWLGIGWPVEYGGQGRSAEDQYVFFDEVQRAGLPFPFVTVNTVGPTLMEYGTEEQKKRFLPGILAGETVFAIGYTEPGAGTDLASLTTRAVRDGDDFVVDGAKIFTSGANTADHIWLAARTDPDAPRHRGISVLIVPTDAEGFSWSPIRTVGGMTVTATYYSGVRVPADSVVGAVHDGWRLMTAQLNHERIGLAALGGRTLQLWQQVLDWAKGNGTAELPWVRQEFARTHARLEAMRLMNWKMTDAVSRGALTGADAGLAKAYGTETHIDVQRSLSQILGAAGRIRPESPGAVLAGQVEQLSRQSIVNTFGGGVNEVLRDMAATQGLGLPRERRTA